In the Streptomyces sp. f51 genome, one interval contains:
- a CDS encoding TetR family transcriptional regulator, whose product MESVLTEAVALLDEAGAPALTFRALAQRLGGGVASIYWYVASKEELLDRATDHVVGAVLADIEALPRSDDPIDDLRAMAVTLFDAIVDRPWLGAYFMRNTDVQGNSLRLYEKLGQQTLRLDLTAHQRFHAVSAIVGVVVGSAVDMGQEPPQEILDGAVNREEFLGRFAETWRELDPEEFPFVHEIVDEFDGHDDADQFRSALELTLTGLRLQAGA is encoded by the coding sequence ATGGAGTCGGTGCTCACCGAGGCGGTGGCCCTGCTCGACGAGGCCGGGGCGCCGGCGCTGACGTTCCGGGCGCTCGCGCAGCGCCTCGGCGGTGGCGTCGCCAGCATCTACTGGTACGTGGCGAGCAAGGAGGAACTGCTCGACCGCGCCACCGACCATGTGGTGGGCGCCGTACTGGCCGACATCGAGGCGCTTCCCCGCAGCGACGACCCGATCGACGACCTGCGCGCGATGGCCGTGACGCTGTTCGACGCGATCGTGGACCGGCCCTGGCTCGGCGCCTACTTCATGCGCAACACCGACGTCCAGGGCAACTCCCTGCGCCTGTACGAGAAGCTCGGCCAGCAGACCCTCCGCCTGGACCTCACCGCGCACCAGCGGTTCCACGCGGTGTCCGCGATCGTCGGTGTCGTGGTCGGCTCGGCCGTCGACATGGGGCAGGAGCCGCCCCAGGAGATCCTCGACGGCGCCGTGAACCGTGAGGAGTTCCTCGGCCGCTTCGCCGAGACCTGGCGGGAGCTCGACCCCGAGGAGTTTCCGTTCGTGCACGAGATCGTCGACGAGTTCGACGGCCACGACGACGCCGACCAGTTCCGCTCCGCGCTGGAGCTGACGTTGACGGGCCTGCGTCTGCAAGCGGGCGCCTGA
- a CDS encoding GNAT family N-acetyltransferase: MSSTTSSFPERIELRGEGLVLRDWTEGDLPAMPELFDHPDIAYWTPIVSPFDEAAARGRLDRDRTLRAEGTAVLLAITVDGGAPLGEVMLRRAPEGTEIGYAVGPAHRGQGLAVRAVRVMAAYAFEELAAERVILELEAENAASVAVATKAGFTLLDVPPITGEEKGRPFVLQTWGLDRP, encoded by the coding sequence ATGAGCAGCACCACGTCGTCGTTTCCCGAGCGGATCGAGCTCAGGGGGGAGGGCCTCGTCCTTCGCGACTGGACGGAGGGGGACCTGCCGGCGATGCCGGAGCTGTTCGACCACCCCGACATCGCGTACTGGACGCCGATCGTCTCCCCCTTCGACGAAGCCGCCGCCCGCGGACGCCTTGACCGGGACCGGACGCTGCGCGCGGAGGGCACGGCCGTCCTGCTCGCGATCACGGTCGACGGCGGAGCGCCGCTCGGCGAGGTGATGCTGCGCCGCGCTCCCGAGGGAACGGAGATCGGCTACGCGGTCGGCCCGGCCCACCGCGGTCAGGGTCTGGCCGTACGGGCGGTACGGGTGATGGCCGCGTACGCCTTCGAGGAACTGGCCGCGGAGCGGGTGATCCTGGAACTGGAGGCCGAGAACGCCGCCAGTGTCGCCGTGGCCACCAAGGCGGGCTTCACCCTGCTCGACGTCCCGCCGATCACGGGCGAGGAGAAGGGACGCCCCTTCGTCCTCCAGACCTGGGGACTGGACCGCCCCTGA
- a CDS encoding PQQ-binding-like beta-propeller repeat protein, giving the protein MTVLPLVRRVLGDAPFAGTGLPCLAVLDGRSRRIAVAGDVGRLQWSGSGTADARWTGDRIGVYDRDTLRCEHLVRSRYPVNSSAFHPTLPLLAVGTGCYDGGYAFEGELLLLHLDTGTVVSALRYGREVLSLEWCGPTRLGLVLAPCDDWENDDAHEQGHEAVVSRDDWGAVRPGDIEPEELSAPVRPAPRPDHRADTRRLLADLAAGAGRRWSPRRRVWAVEGREDGRVLAALDGVLAESWSSSGQREWAVEDDEGGRQLVPAADGTSVWANGDRRMRRGDGGWERPAPRIARVAVDTGQVLETLSLTESAVLVAGGGRVLARPSDHTHRRGERLTMFGLADRAEGRDGGGSEVDGSSLLEAGTFEPATHAFQEVGGFDLFNHPFPVSRASRPYVLVGTRPDAPHKDKWIVSLAADGTTRRLFPLSWVPEEHHFGGPAAEIGQSLVYAGAVHDGAGLQPGGAYVVRRSLDGAVQWQHRTDRPATALDVDEDTVYVAYNSGALTALDADDGTVRWHTELAVDGAPTTALSLAVAPHGNLLVGTVDGRILEYVVRP; this is encoded by the coding sequence ATGACCGTACTGCCGCTGGTCCGACGTGTGCTGGGCGACGCGCCCTTCGCCGGGACGGGACTGCCGTGCCTGGCCGTCCTCGACGGTCGTTCGCGCAGGATCGCCGTGGCCGGCGACGTCGGCCGGCTGCAATGGAGCGGCAGCGGGACGGCGGACGCGCGCTGGACGGGGGACCGGATCGGCGTCTACGACCGCGACACTCTGCGCTGCGAGCACCTGGTGCGATCGCGCTACCCGGTGAACTCCTCCGCCTTCCACCCCACGCTTCCCCTGCTGGCCGTCGGCACCGGATGCTACGACGGGGGCTACGCGTTCGAGGGCGAACTCCTCCTGCTGCACCTGGACACCGGCACCGTGGTGTCCGCGCTGCGGTACGGGCGGGAGGTGCTGAGCCTCGAATGGTGCGGTCCGACGCGGCTGGGTCTGGTGCTGGCGCCGTGCGACGACTGGGAGAACGACGACGCGCACGAGCAGGGGCACGAGGCCGTGGTCTCCCGTGACGACTGGGGAGCGGTGAGGCCGGGGGACATCGAGCCGGAGGAGCTCTCGGCGCCCGTGCGGCCGGCTCCACGTCCCGACCACCGGGCCGACACACGCCGGCTGCTCGCGGACCTCGCCGCCGGGGCCGGCCGGCGGTGGTCGCCCCGGCGACGGGTGTGGGCCGTCGAGGGCAGGGAGGACGGCCGGGTGCTGGCCGCCCTGGACGGAGTCCTCGCGGAGTCGTGGTCGTCGTCGGGGCAACGCGAGTGGGCGGTGGAGGACGACGAAGGGGGCCGCCAGCTGGTCCCCGCCGCCGACGGGACCTCGGTGTGGGCCAACGGCGACCGCCGCATGCGGCGAGGCGACGGAGGCTGGGAGCGCCCCGCACCCCGGATCGCGCGCGTGGCGGTCGACACGGGCCAGGTGCTGGAGACGCTGAGCCTGACGGAGTCCGCCGTCCTGGTCGCCGGCGGTGGCAGGGTGCTGGCGAGGCCGTCGGACCATACGCACCGACGTGGCGAACGGCTGACGATGTTCGGCCTCGCCGATCGGGCGGAGGGCCGGGACGGCGGCGGCTCCGAAGTGGACGGGAGCTCTCTCCTGGAGGCCGGCACCTTCGAACCGGCCACCCACGCCTTCCAGGAAGTCGGCGGATTCGACCTGTTCAACCACCCGTTCCCGGTCAGCCGCGCGAGCCGTCCGTACGTCCTGGTGGGCACGCGGCCGGACGCGCCGCACAAGGACAAATGGATCGTGTCCCTGGCCGCGGACGGTACGACCCGGCGGCTCTTCCCGCTCTCCTGGGTGCCCGAGGAGCACCACTTCGGCGGCCCGGCGGCCGAGATCGGGCAGAGCCTGGTCTACGCGGGGGCGGTCCACGACGGAGCCGGGCTCCAGCCCGGTGGCGCCTATGTCGTACGGCGCTCCCTCGACGGCGCGGTGCAGTGGCAGCACCGCACCGATCGTCCGGCCACCGCGCTCGACGTCGACGAGGACACGGTCTACGTCGCGTACAACTCGGGCGCCCTGACCGCGCTGGACGCCGACGACGGCACGGTCCGCTGGCACACCGAACTCGCGGTCGACGGGGCACCGACCACGGCACTCTCCCTCGCCGTCGCGCCGCACGGGAACCTGCTCGTCGGGACCGTCGACGGCCGGATTCTGGAGTACGTGGTCCGGCCCTGA
- a CDS encoding glycosyl hydrolase family 28-related protein translates to MARYTLHTAAGRVRGRARRPVRAVAVVTAAAAGLVLGLGAPAPAAAGHGDRQGAPAVTRAGLDPALVAGRGASVDFAEQEAENATTNGTVIGPDRTAYTLPSEASGRSAVRLKPGQYVEFTLPRAANALTVRYSVPDAPRGGGITAPLDVTVAGGHRTTMPLTSRYSWLYNQYPFSNDPQGDLLHPDWWITECGCVPASTTPAPTVDKPFRPSHFYDEQRLLLGKRYAAGDTVRLTAPRNSGAAWTVVDLLDTQLVGAPHVEKHAANVVAFGADPSGRRDAGDAFDRAIAHAKKRHLKVYVPPGTYQVNRHILVDDVTIVGAGSWYTVVKGHQVTLGAPAPDGSVHTGVGFYGKDAADGGSHDVHLSGFAVEGDVRERVDTDQVNSIGGALSDSTIDGLYLHHTKVGMWFDGPMTGLRVTRTVIADQIADGVNFHTGVSDSSVTDTFVRNTGDDGLAMWSEKTGDARNVFAHNTVQSPVLANGIALYGGTDNTVTGNLVADPVREGSAVQVGSRFGAEPFTGELRITDNTTVRSGPFELNWKIGLGAIWFYALERDIDADIQVTGDHFLDSTYNAIMLVSDFPVKDKYAIRGVHFKDIRVDGTGTSVLSARSAGSASFENVDARNVGAVGVNNCGSFHFPASGSEFSVNDLGGNDGGGTTGPWLASWELPNTITCDDRPPVVPPPAPAPW, encoded by the coding sequence ATGGCGCGGTACACCCTCCACACGGCCGCCGGGCGGGTACGGGGCCGTGCGCGAAGACCCGTCCGAGCGGTCGCGGTGGTGACCGCGGCCGCCGCCGGACTCGTGCTCGGGCTCGGGGCCCCGGCTCCGGCAGCCGCCGGGCACGGCGACCGCCAGGGCGCACCGGCGGTGACCCGGGCCGGGCTCGATCCCGCCCTGGTCGCGGGGCGCGGTGCCTCGGTGGACTTCGCCGAACAGGAGGCGGAGAACGCGACCACGAACGGCACGGTCATCGGCCCCGACCGCACCGCCTACACCCTGCCCTCCGAGGCCTCGGGCCGCTCGGCGGTGCGCCTGAAGCCGGGCCAGTACGTCGAGTTCACCCTGCCGCGCGCCGCCAACGCGCTCACCGTGCGGTACAGCGTTCCCGACGCCCCTCGGGGCGGCGGCATCACCGCGCCCCTCGACGTCACCGTGGCCGGCGGACACCGCACCACGATGCCGCTCACCTCGCGGTACTCCTGGCTCTACAACCAGTACCCGTTCAGCAACGACCCCCAGGGCGACCTGCTGCACCCCGACTGGTGGATCACCGAATGCGGCTGCGTCCCCGCCTCCACCACCCCGGCGCCCACCGTCGACAAGCCGTTCCGGCCCAGCCACTTCTACGACGAACAACGACTGCTGCTCGGCAAGAGGTACGCGGCCGGTGACACCGTCCGCCTCACCGCCCCCAGGAACTCCGGAGCGGCCTGGACCGTCGTCGACCTGCTCGACACGCAGCTCGTCGGCGCCCCGCACGTCGAGAAGCACGCGGCGAACGTCGTCGCCTTCGGAGCCGATCCATCCGGCCGCCGTGACGCGGGCGACGCCTTCGACCGGGCCATCGCCCACGCGAAGAAGCGGCACCTCAAGGTGTACGTGCCGCCGGGTACGTACCAGGTGAACCGGCACATCCTCGTGGACGACGTCACGATCGTCGGGGCCGGCAGCTGGTACACGGTCGTCAAGGGCCACCAGGTCACCCTCGGCGCCCCCGCCCCCGACGGCTCGGTCCACACCGGCGTCGGCTTCTACGGCAAGGACGCGGCGGACGGCGGCAGCCACGACGTCCACCTGTCGGGCTTCGCCGTCGAGGGCGACGTACGCGAACGCGTCGACACCGACCAGGTCAACTCCATCGGCGGAGCGCTGAGCGACTCGACCATCGACGGCCTCTACCTCCACCACACCAAGGTCGGCATGTGGTTCGACGGCCCGATGACCGGCCTGCGCGTCACCCGCACCGTGATCGCCGACCAGATCGCCGACGGCGTCAACTTCCACACCGGCGTGAGCGATTCGAGCGTCACGGACACCTTCGTCCGCAACACCGGCGACGACGGCCTCGCGATGTGGTCGGAGAAGACGGGCGACGCGCGCAACGTCTTCGCCCACAACACCGTGCAGAGCCCGGTCCTCGCCAACGGCATCGCGCTCTACGGCGGCACCGACAACACGGTCACCGGCAACCTCGTCGCCGACCCCGTCAGAGAGGGCAGCGCCGTCCAGGTCGGATCGCGCTTCGGGGCCGAGCCGTTCACCGGAGAGCTGCGGATCACCGACAACACCACCGTCCGCTCCGGCCCCTTCGAGCTCAACTGGAAGATCGGCCTCGGTGCCATCTGGTTCTACGCCCTGGAGCGGGACATCGACGCCGACATCCAGGTCACCGGCGACCACTTCCTCGACAGCACCTACAACGCGATCATGCTCGTCTCCGACTTCCCGGTGAAGGACAAGTACGCGATCCGAGGCGTCCACTTCAAGGACATCCGGGTGGACGGCACCGGCACCTCGGTGCTCAGCGCCCGCTCCGCGGGATCGGCGTCCTTCGAGAACGTGGACGCCCGCAACGTCGGTGCGGTGGGCGTCAACAACTGCGGCTCCTTCCATTTCCCCGCCTCCGGATCCGAGTTCTCGGTGAACGACCTCGGCGGCAACGACGGCGGCGGGACGACCGGCCCCTGGCTGGCGTCCTGGGAACTGCCGAACACCATCACCTGCGACGACCGGCCCCCGGTGGTACCGCCCCCGGCCCCGGCACCCTGGTGA
- a CDS encoding MFS transporter — translation MPLALLALAVVAFGIGTTEFATMGLLPQIADGIGVSVPHAGNVVSAYALGVVVGAPLLTGICARVPHKRLLLLLTGLFVIGNTASAFAPDFGTLFAARFMAGLPHGALFGVGAVVASRLVAPDRAARAVSKMFLGLTIANIVGVPAATALGQHLGWRAAYGAVAVIGLVALAALAAFVPHQPRGEQSGVRHELRAMGNKQVVIGLATAVVGFGGFFAVYSYLVPMLTHLTGLSGTSTTWVLALYGVGMTLGTLIAGPLTDRALRPTMYWGLILLAAALVAFYFAVHSTVPALLMITLIGAMGSLITTPIQMLLMAKAKNAPTMAAASNHSAFNLANAGGAWLGGLVISAGWGWAAPNLVGAALAVAGLGLAFTGGVMDRGSRRSEVITQAAPVAEPETPVRTAD, via the coding sequence ATGCCCTTGGCTCTGCTGGCCCTGGCTGTCGTCGCGTTCGGCATCGGCACCACCGAGTTCGCCACGATGGGGCTGCTGCCCCAGATCGCCGACGGAATCGGTGTGTCCGTACCGCACGCCGGCAACGTCGTGTCGGCGTACGCGCTCGGTGTCGTCGTCGGCGCCCCGCTGCTGACGGGCATATGCGCGCGTGTCCCGCACAAGCGGCTGCTGCTGCTCCTCACCGGCCTGTTCGTGATCGGCAACACGGCGTCGGCGTTCGCCCCCGACTTCGGCACGCTGTTCGCCGCCCGCTTCATGGCGGGCCTGCCGCACGGCGCGCTCTTCGGCGTCGGCGCCGTCGTCGCCTCGCGACTGGTGGCTCCCGACCGCGCCGCGCGCGCCGTCTCGAAGATGTTCCTCGGACTCACCATCGCCAACATCGTCGGCGTCCCGGCGGCCACGGCACTCGGACAGCATCTGGGCTGGCGCGCCGCCTACGGCGCGGTCGCCGTCATCGGCCTGGTCGCGCTGGCCGCGCTGGCCGCCTTCGTCCCGCACCAGCCGCGCGGCGAGCAGTCCGGCGTGCGGCACGAACTGCGGGCCATGGGCAACAAGCAGGTCGTCATCGGTCTGGCCACGGCCGTCGTCGGCTTCGGCGGATTCTTCGCCGTGTACAGCTACCTCGTGCCGATGCTCACGCACCTGACCGGCCTGTCCGGCACCTCCACCACCTGGGTCCTCGCGCTGTACGGCGTCGGCATGACGCTGGGCACCCTGATCGCCGGACCGCTCACCGACCGCGCGCTGCGCCCCACCATGTACTGGGGCCTCATCCTGCTGGCGGCCGCCCTGGTGGCCTTCTACTTCGCGGTCCACAGCACCGTGCCGGCCCTGCTGATGATCACGCTCATCGGCGCGATGGGCTCCCTGATCACCACACCGATCCAGATGCTGCTCATGGCCAAGGCGAAGAACGCCCCCACGATGGCGGCGGCCTCCAACCACTCGGCGTTCAACCTGGCCAACGCCGGTGGCGCCTGGCTCGGCGGACTGGTCATCTCGGCCGGCTGGGGCTGGGCCGCCCCGAACCTGGTCGGCGCGGCGCTCGCCGTGGCCGGTCTGGGCCTCGCCTTCACCGGCGGCGTCATGGACCGGGGCAGCCGGCGCTCCGAAGTGATCACGCAGGCCGCGCCGGTGGCCGAGCCGGAGACGCCGGTCCGTACCGCGGACTGA
- a CDS encoding aromatic ring-hydroxylating dioxygenase subunit alpha has product MEHGRAVSPLPHDANPHPEGKGAPLMTEARHDRPGPDQHSVSRPEAPVPRHSDSRPAARPDAVSDLRRVGISPDHWYPVATSRKVRRNRTFAAVFAGERIVLYRGRSGAVHALEDRCAHRQVPLSMGVVEGDVLRCCYHAWAYRGDGRISQIPYLPKGCERPPRGVRSYPVREAYGLVFVFPGDPALAEDAPFPFLPEYHSAAHRTMTFSRTVRCHYSFMHENLLDMNHQFLHRSVLGRIRPELLGYDAGPRHVEARYLFVPAGGRKDRGAGLLSAEGFGGADRPDVITIRTEYPYQTLRDVPEGSDLPVFSLWAAYVPEDAEQRVNHAYGLLTIAKPAVPGALHLAWPLIRRFTERVFAQDRTAVEAEQRAWDEQGEDHNHEVFPLILDLRDVLRDNGVPLRPETASGCAPCGMAGPAHHAASLAGDAGAADPADVTEPAGPAQAAGPAVEGAGMPE; this is encoded by the coding sequence GTGGAGCACGGCCGCGCGGTCTCCCCGCTGCCGCACGACGCGAACCCGCACCCCGAGGGCAAGGGAGCACCGCTCATGACCGAGGCCCGGCACGACCGCCCCGGACCTGACCAGCACTCCGTCTCCCGCCCGGAGGCCCCGGTGCCGCGCCATTCGGACAGCCGTCCCGCGGCCCGGCCCGACGCGGTCTCCGACCTCCGCCGGGTCGGCATCTCCCCCGATCACTGGTACCCGGTGGCGACCTCGCGCAAGGTGCGGCGCAACCGGACGTTCGCGGCCGTCTTCGCGGGTGAGCGGATCGTGCTGTACCGGGGGCGCAGCGGTGCCGTGCACGCGCTGGAGGACCGGTGCGCGCACCGCCAGGTGCCGCTGAGCATGGGCGTGGTCGAGGGGGACGTCCTGCGGTGCTGCTACCACGCGTGGGCCTACCGGGGCGACGGCCGCATCTCGCAGATCCCGTATCTGCCCAAGGGCTGTGAGCGGCCGCCGCGCGGGGTGCGCTCGTATCCGGTCCGCGAGGCCTACGGCCTGGTGTTCGTGTTCCCCGGTGACCCGGCGCTCGCCGAGGACGCGCCGTTCCCGTTCCTGCCCGAGTACCACTCGGCCGCCCACCGCACCATGACGTTCTCCCGGACCGTGCGCTGCCACTACTCGTTCATGCACGAGAACCTGCTCGACATGAACCATCAGTTCCTGCACCGGAGCGTGCTCGGCAGGATCCGGCCGGAACTGCTGGGGTACGACGCCGGGCCGCGGCACGTCGAGGCGCGGTATCTCTTCGTCCCGGCCGGTGGACGCAAGGACAGGGGCGCGGGGCTGCTGTCCGCGGAGGGGTTCGGGGGCGCGGACCGGCCCGACGTCATCACGATCCGCACCGAGTACCCGTACCAGACTCTTCGGGACGTCCCCGAGGGCAGTGACCTTCCGGTGTTCTCCCTCTGGGCGGCCTACGTGCCGGAGGACGCGGAGCAGCGGGTCAATCACGCCTACGGTCTGCTCACCATCGCGAAGCCGGCGGTGCCCGGTGCGCTGCATCTGGCCTGGCCGCTCATCCGCCGCTTCACCGAGCGGGTCTTCGCCCAGGACCGGACGGCGGTGGAGGCCGAGCAGCGTGCCTGGGACGAGCAGGGCGAGGACCACAACCACGAGGTGTTCCCGCTCATCCTCGACCTCCGTGACGTCCTGCGCGACAACGGCGTACCGCTGCGTCCGGAGACGGCGTCCGGATGCGCGCCGTGCGGCATGGCGGGACCCGCGCACCACGCGGCCTCGCTAGCGGGCGACGCCGGTGCGGCGGACCCCGCCGATGTCACGGAACCCGCCGGACCGGCGCAGGCCGCCGGTCCCGCGGTGGAGGGCGCGGGCATGCCCGAGTAG
- a CDS encoding FAD-binding protein, producing MSTAPGTSTPSSASAARAEAGHGIVESGRFRARQVAEVLRPGDADEVVRIVRDTARRAASGAHSPLHPVSTGFNWGLGSGSPVADGATVLDLSRLDRVRAIDLRAGYAVVEPGVTQGELAGRLDGSERMLNLTGASQHTSVLGNILERGVGLHRGRAEDLAGLELVLADGTFTRCGWWPDERSATVQPHCRGPSLNHVFTQSAMAVATAAVVRLLPRPDEVRVLPLTFAESELPAAVDVLRTWTAQRLIPATTKIYNLVAARTYGVRARLRRPGSRDRWLVHICLTGDAGLVAAQSRLVAERAAGHGSPFVAAPPHTADEQVHRAYAGLPDPDDTLFRRKTGCCARCLDTARGLLMFLPVVPFLGSAVARAAELIATALEGRTAAPGVTMNVLDADTIDHVVTLGFPPRDARAVGDAHRTLDRLHRAFVAEGHQPYRPDIDHPLPRPHGVLRQRIGRVLDPDGVFARGRF from the coding sequence ATGAGCACTGCCCCGGGGACGTCCACCCCTTCCTCGGCCTCCGCCGCGCGAGCGGAAGCGGGCCACGGGATCGTCGAGTCGGGGCGGTTCCGCGCCCGGCAAGTGGCCGAGGTGCTGCGGCCCGGCGATGCCGACGAGGTGGTGCGCATCGTGCGGGACACGGCCCGGCGAGCGGCCAGCGGGGCGCACTCCCCGCTGCATCCGGTGAGCACCGGCTTCAACTGGGGCCTCGGCTCGGGCAGTCCGGTCGCGGACGGCGCCACCGTCCTCGACCTCTCGCGGCTCGACCGCGTCCGCGCGATCGACCTCCGGGCGGGGTACGCCGTCGTCGAACCCGGCGTCACACAGGGCGAGTTGGCCGGACGCCTCGACGGTTCGGAGCGGATGCTCAATCTCACCGGCGCCTCGCAGCACACCAGTGTGCTCGGCAACATCCTGGAACGGGGAGTGGGCCTGCACCGGGGCCGCGCGGAGGATCTGGCCGGGCTCGAACTCGTCCTGGCGGACGGCACGTTCACACGCTGCGGCTGGTGGCCGGACGAGCGCTCCGCAACCGTCCAGCCGCACTGCCGCGGCCCCTCCCTCAATCACGTCTTCACCCAGTCCGCGATGGCCGTGGCCACCGCCGCCGTCGTCCGTCTGCTGCCCCGGCCGGATGAGGTACGTGTGCTGCCGCTGACCTTCGCCGAGTCCGAACTCCCCGCCGCCGTCGACGTCCTGCGCACCTGGACCGCCCAGCGTCTGATCCCCGCCACGACCAAGATCTACAACCTCGTCGCAGCCCGGACCTACGGGGTCCGGGCGCGGCTGCGCCGGCCCGGATCCCGTGACCGCTGGCTCGTGCACATCTGCCTCACGGGCGACGCCGGCCTCGTCGCCGCGCAGTCCCGGCTCGTCGCCGAAAGGGCCGCCGGGCACGGCTCGCCCTTCGTGGCCGCGCCCCCGCACACCGCCGACGAACAGGTGCACCGCGCCTACGCGGGTCTGCCGGACCCCGACGACACGCTCTTCCGGCGCAAGACGGGCTGCTGCGCACGCTGTCTTGACACCGCCCGTGGCCTGCTGATGTTCCTTCCCGTCGTCCCGTTCCTCGGGTCCGCCGTCGCACGGGCCGCCGAGCTGATCGCCACGGCGCTGGAGGGCCGCACGGCAGCTCCGGGCGTCACCATGAACGTGCTCGACGCCGACACGATCGACCACGTCGTCACCCTCGGTTTCCCGCCGCGGGACGCGCGTGCCGTCGGCGACGCCCACCGCACGCTCGACCGGCTCCACCGGGCGTTCGTGGCGGAGGGCCATCAGCCCTACCGTCCCGACATCGATCACCCCCTCCCCCGTCCCCACGGCGTGCTCCGGCAGCGGATCGGCCGCGTTCTCGACCCGGACGGCGTGTTCGCGCGAGGACGGTTCTGA
- a CDS encoding methyltransferase dimerization domain-containing protein, with translation MDKAANRPVRPPVAAGPADAAEPGWATPVPLMELTTGFWRFKVLAAGVDLGLFSVLSRCGAVDARTIAAELGLHPRPARMLLACCTALGLLTREDGRYRNAAIAEEFLVEGRPHYFGGFVRYSDRHGYPGWGRLQEAIRDNRPTTWDPDLQESAFVTTDPEILEGFWEAMFTLSSFTARALADAHDFTAYG, from the coding sequence ATGGACAAGGCGGCGAACCGGCCGGTTCGCCCCCCGGTGGCGGCCGGCCCCGCCGACGCGGCCGAACCGGGGTGGGCCACACCGGTCCCGCTGATGGAACTGACCACCGGATTCTGGCGGTTCAAGGTGCTGGCCGCCGGTGTCGACCTCGGACTCTTCTCGGTCCTGTCCCGGTGCGGAGCCGTCGACGCGCGCACGATCGCCGCGGAGCTGGGCCTGCATCCCAGGCCCGCCCGGATGCTGCTCGCCTGCTGCACGGCCCTCGGGCTGCTGACGCGCGAGGACGGCCGCTATCGCAACGCGGCGATCGCCGAGGAGTTTCTGGTCGAAGGCCGGCCGCACTACTTCGGTGGCTTCGTCCGGTACTCGGACCGGCACGGCTATCCCGGCTGGGGACGGCTCCAGGAGGCGATCCGTGACAACCGGCCCACCACCTGGGACCCCGACCTCCAGGAATCGGCGTTCGTCACCACGGACCCCGAGATCCTCGAAGGGTTCTGGGAGGCGATGTTCACCCTGTCGTCGTTCACCGCGCGGGCACTGGCCGACGCCCACGACTTCACGGCGTACGGCTGA
- a CDS encoding methyltransferase, with protein MGGGTGAFPVGLCRRHPHLGATVLDLPHITEMTREKVAALGLTGKINTHDGDFLSDEPLPSGYDVILLSMILHDWDEATGRRLLEKCHAALPDGGAVIICELVLDDDETGPAPAALMGLNMVVETRSGHNYTHGEYRRWLADAGFTDISVAPLDAAGANAALIARRTSASERSPG; from the coding sequence GTGGGCGGCGGCACCGGGGCGTTCCCCGTCGGACTGTGCCGACGCCACCCCCACCTCGGCGCCACCGTCCTCGACCTGCCGCACATCACCGAGATGACCCGGGAGAAGGTCGCCGCGCTCGGGCTGACGGGCAAGATCAACACCCACGACGGCGACTTCCTGTCCGACGAGCCGCTGCCGTCCGGGTACGACGTGATCCTGCTCAGCATGATCCTGCACGACTGGGACGAGGCGACCGGACGCCGACTGCTGGAGAAGTGCCACGCGGCGCTGCCCGACGGAGGAGCGGTGATCATCTGTGAACTCGTCCTCGACGACGACGAGACCGGTCCCGCCCCGGCGGCGCTGATGGGGCTCAACATGGTCGTCGAGACACGCTCGGGCCACAACTACACCCACGGCGAGTACCGGCGGTGGCTCGCCGACGCCGGCTTCACCGACATCTCGGTGGCACCGCTGGACGCCGCCGGGGCGAACGCGGCGCTCATCGCGCGGAGGACGAGTGCGTCCGAGAGGTCGCCCGGATAG